Proteins encoded together in one Chitinophaga sp. LS1 window:
- the recG gene encoding ATP-dependent DNA helicase RecG — protein sequence MEASIRTAILSNPIEYLKGVGPQRGELLRKEAGIHTFRDLLSYFPFRYVDRTKVEKIISLHAQMDFVQIKGRITSIETVGEKRAKRLVATLRDDTGEIPLVWFQGHQWMEKSLQQHANYLVFGRLSVFNGYLQMSHPEMDLVTEETVTGKPTLEPVYSTTEKLKARGLTAKAIGKLTKNLLEQLSPREIPENIPLPVIHQYRLMERSKSFFKIHFPASEEDAAQARRRLKFEELFLAQIRICRLKIRRQAASHGFLFTSVGDTFNAFYNEHLPFSLTGAQKRVLREIRQDTATGRQMNRLVQGDVGSGKTMVALLTMLLAIDNGFQACLMAPTEILSQQHYKSIAELLEKMDLKVALLTGNVKGKARKQILKDTEEGNIQILIGTHALLENQVVFRNLGLAIVDEQHRFGVAQRARLWQKNTMPPHILVMTATPIPRTLAMTVYGDLDVSVIDELPPGRKPITTVHRTEWQRPSVMNFIKDEIKKGRQAYIVYPLIEDSETLDYENLMKGYEEVKAFFPEPQYFISMVHGKQPVDMKETNMHRFVTGDTQIMVATTVIEVGVNVPNASVMVIESTERFGLSQLHQLRGRVGRGAEQSYCILMTGNKLGADSKERINVMVQTNDGFLISEKDMELRGPGDIEGTRQSGILDLKLADIVADKAILEAARASAEKILQEDPDLTLPENQALQHYLAVQQGKSQWSKIS from the coding sequence ATGGAAGCCTCCATTCGAACTGCCATATTATCCAATCCAATAGAGTACCTGAAAGGCGTCGGCCCTCAACGGGGGGAACTCCTGCGCAAAGAAGCCGGTATCCACACCTTCAGGGATCTGCTGAGTTATTTCCCCTTCCGCTACGTAGACCGTACCAAAGTGGAAAAAATCATCAGCCTCCATGCTCAAATGGATTTCGTGCAGATCAAAGGCCGCATCACCAGCATTGAAACCGTCGGCGAAAAACGTGCAAAACGCCTCGTCGCCACTTTGCGCGACGACACCGGCGAAATACCTCTCGTCTGGTTTCAGGGACACCAATGGATGGAGAAATCCCTCCAGCAACACGCCAACTACCTTGTATTCGGACGCCTCTCCGTATTCAACGGCTACCTGCAAATGTCCCACCCGGAAATGGACCTGGTCACAGAAGAAACCGTCACCGGCAAACCAACGCTGGAACCTGTCTATTCCACCACCGAAAAATTAAAAGCCAGGGGATTAACTGCAAAGGCTATTGGCAAGCTCACTAAAAATCTGCTTGAACAATTGTCCCCGCGCGAGATCCCTGAAAATATCCCACTCCCGGTCATTCACCAATACCGGCTGATGGAAAGATCAAAATCCTTCTTCAAAATTCACTTCCCTGCCAGCGAAGAGGATGCAGCACAGGCCAGAAGAAGACTGAAATTTGAAGAACTGTTCCTGGCCCAGATCCGCATCTGCCGGCTCAAGATCAGGAGGCAAGCTGCCTCACACGGATTTTTGTTCACAAGCGTAGGTGATACGTTTAATGCTTTTTACAACGAACATCTCCCGTTCTCTCTGACCGGCGCACAAAAAAGAGTACTCAGGGAAATCAGGCAGGACACCGCCACCGGCCGTCAGATGAACCGGTTAGTGCAGGGAGATGTAGGTAGCGGCAAAACCATGGTAGCCCTGCTGACTATGCTCCTCGCCATCGACAACGGATTTCAGGCCTGCCTTATGGCACCCACCGAAATCCTCTCACAGCAGCACTACAAAAGCATTGCTGAACTCCTTGAAAAAATGGACCTGAAAGTCGCACTGCTCACCGGCAATGTAAAAGGCAAAGCCCGCAAGCAGATCTTAAAAGATACAGAAGAAGGAAACATACAAATTCTTATCGGCACCCACGCCCTGCTGGAAAATCAGGTGGTTTTCCGCAACCTGGGCCTCGCCATCGTAGATGAACAACATCGTTTTGGGGTAGCACAGCGCGCAAGGTTATGGCAAAAAAACACCATGCCTCCACACATCCTTGTTATGACAGCAACACCCATCCCCCGTACACTGGCCATGACCGTTTACGGTGACCTGGATGTGTCTGTCATAGATGAACTACCTCCCGGCCGTAAGCCTATCACCACAGTACACCGTACAGAATGGCAGCGCCCTTCAGTAATGAATTTTATCAAAGATGAAATCAAAAAGGGCCGCCAGGCATACATTGTGTACCCATTGATCGAAGACTCTGAAACCCTTGATTATGAGAATCTCATGAAAGGTTATGAAGAGGTCAAGGCTTTCTTCCCGGAACCACAGTACTTTATCAGCATGGTACATGGCAAGCAACCGGTGGATATGAAGGAAACCAATATGCATCGTTTCGTAACCGGCGACACCCAGATCATGGTGGCTACTACTGTGATAGAGGTAGGGGTAAACGTACCCAATGCCTCTGTAATGGTGATAGAAAGTACGGAAAGATTCGGCCTTTCCCAGCTGCACCAGCTCAGAGGCCGCGTGGGTAGGGGCGCAGAGCAGTCCTACTGTATCCTCATGACAGGCAACAAACTGGGGGCTGACTCAAAAGAACGTATCAATGTAATGGTACAAACCAACGATGGATTCCTTATTTCAGAAAAAGATATGGAACTGAGAGGTCCCGGTGATATAGAAGGTACCCGCCAAAGTGGGATACTGGATTTAAAACTGGCTGATATCGTGGCCGACAAAGCCATTCTCGAAGCCGCCCGTGCCAGCGCAGAGAAAATTTTACAGGAAGATCCCGATCTTACATTGCCTGAAAATCAGGCGTTACAGCATTATCTGGCCGTGCAGCAAGGGAAATCACAGTGGAGCAAAATCTCCTGA
- a CDS encoding citrate (Si)-synthase, eukaryotic, whose product MGHIKEKFKVKADELNVEIKDLVKNHGTRKIEDVTVAQVYQGQRGITGLVTETSLLDANEGIRFRGFSIPELREKLPKVKGGEEPLPEGLFYLMLIGELPTEADVQYLSAQFARRSHVPTHVFAAIDALPVSTHPMTMFTVGVMALQTESAFAKAYAEGINKKDYWSYMYDDTMDLIARLPRIAAYIYRRKYKNNVHIQPNGLLDWAGNFAHMLGYEDEAFRELMRLYMVIHADHEGGNVSAHTTHLVGSALSDAYLSFAAGMNGLAGPLHGLANQEVIKWILKMREELGVSNPSKQQIEEYVRKTLADGKVVPGYGHAVLRKTDPRFTAQMEFAKKHLADDELVNIVWNVYETVPPILEDLGKVKNPWPNVDAHSGALLVHYGLVEYEFYTVLFGVSRALGVLASLCWDRALGFSLERPKSVTTEWMKQFVEGKVEAE is encoded by the coding sequence ATGGGTCATATAAAAGAAAAATTTAAGGTCAAGGCCGATGAGCTGAACGTTGAGATTAAAGACCTTGTTAAAAACCACGGAACCAGAAAAATTGAGGATGTAACAGTAGCACAGGTGTACCAGGGACAACGCGGTATTACCGGTTTGGTTACAGAAACTTCGTTACTGGATGCAAATGAAGGTATCCGCTTCCGCGGCTTCAGCATTCCTGAGCTGCGCGAAAAACTGCCGAAAGTGAAAGGCGGAGAGGAGCCATTACCGGAGGGACTGTTTTATTTGATGTTAATAGGAGAGTTGCCCACCGAAGCAGATGTACAGTATTTATCCGCCCAGTTTGCACGTCGTTCGCATGTGCCTACGCACGTATTTGCTGCGATCGATGCATTGCCTGTGAGTACCCACCCAATGACCATGTTCACTGTAGGGGTGATGGCGTTGCAGACAGAATCTGCTTTTGCCAAAGCTTATGCAGAAGGTATCAATAAAAAAGATTACTGGAGCTATATGTATGACGATACAATGGATCTCATTGCCCGTCTGCCTCGTATAGCTGCTTATATATACCGTCGTAAATACAAGAACAATGTACATATTCAGCCAAATGGTCTGTTGGACTGGGCTGGTAACTTCGCACACATGCTGGGTTATGAAGATGAGGCCTTCCGTGAGCTGATGCGTTTGTACATGGTGATTCACGCTGACCACGAAGGTGGTAACGTAAGTGCGCATACCACTCACCTGGTAGGTTCTGCACTGAGCGATGCATATCTGTCATTTGCTGCAGGTATGAATGGTCTGGCAGGTCCATTGCATGGCCTGGCTAACCAGGAAGTGATTAAGTGGATCCTGAAGATGCGTGAGGAACTGGGTGTATCAAATCCTTCAAAACAACAGATTGAAGAATATGTACGCAAAACCCTTGCAGATGGTAAGGTAGTACCAGGTTATGGTCACGCCGTACTCCGTAAAACAGATCCTCGTTTCACAGCACAGATGGAGTTTGCAAAGAAACATCTGGCTGATGATGAACTGGTGAATATTGTATGGAATGTATATGAAACTGTACCACCGATCCTGGAAGATCTGGGTAAGGTAAAGAACCCATGGCCTAACGTAGATGCACATTCTGGTGCACTGTTGGTACATTATGGTTTGGTAGAGTATGAATTCTATACAGTATTGTTTGGTGTATCCCGCGCATTGGGAGTTTTAGCCTCGCTTTGTTGGGATCGTGCACTTGGTTTCTCTCTCGAAAGACCAAAGAGTGTTACTACTGAGTGGATGAAGCAGTTTGTAGAAGGGAAGGTGGAAGCTGAGTAA
- a CDS encoding LptF/LptG family permease — MITKIDWYILRKFIGTFIYSLSILLIISIVIDITEKIDDFMNSNLSVYRIIVDYYFGFIPHIAALLFPLFIFISVIFFTSKMAYRTEIVAILCSGVSFRRFLRPYWMGAILFGGILWLGNFWTVPIANKVRTKFENTYVNKKKASESMYDKSIRIDSFTYVTFGSYDPNYKSGGNFELEDVHGQDLRMKLRSERIEWDSIKKVWKLNLVTIRKINGLHETWYKTRDTILKLALNPAEMHEEKNMQEAMTTPELTRYIDRENLRGAEGLNVFYVEKYRRTASSAAVVILSLIGGIIGSKKVRGGSGLHLAVGIVISATYIIMLQFSTVFSIKANLNPLLAVWIPNFVFGGLGFYLYMKAPK; from the coding sequence ATGATTACTAAAATAGATTGGTATATACTACGTAAGTTCATAGGTACCTTCATTTATTCACTCTCTATCCTGCTCATCATATCTATCGTGATAGATATTACCGAGAAGATAGATGACTTCATGAACAGTAACTTATCTGTTTACCGGATCATCGTAGACTACTATTTTGGCTTTATTCCGCACATTGCAGCGCTCTTATTCCCACTTTTTATATTTATTTCCGTAATTTTCTTCACGTCCAAGATGGCATATCGTACAGAGATCGTAGCCATCCTGTGTAGTGGGGTGAGTTTCAGACGTTTCCTTCGCCCTTACTGGATGGGAGCCATCCTGTTTGGTGGTATTCTGTGGCTGGGTAACTTCTGGACCGTACCGATTGCAAATAAGGTCCGTACCAAGTTTGAAAACACATACGTAAACAAGAAGAAAGCGTCAGAAAGCATGTACGATAAGAGTATCCGTATCGATAGCTTTACTTACGTGACCTTCGGATCTTATGACCCCAACTACAAGAGTGGTGGTAACTTCGAACTGGAAGACGTTCATGGCCAGGACCTGCGTATGAAGCTGAGATCAGAAAGAATTGAATGGGATTCCATTAAAAAAGTGTGGAAACTCAACCTTGTAACGATTCGTAAAATTAATGGCCTCCATGAGACCTGGTATAAAACCAGGGATACCATACTCAAGCTGGCCCTGAATCCTGCCGAAATGCATGAAGAAAAGAACATGCAGGAAGCCATGACCACCCCGGAGCTGACCCGTTACATTGACAGGGAAAACCTGCGCGGGGCAGAAGGATTGAACGTATTCTATGTGGAAAAGTATCGTCGTACCGCATCATCCGCAGCAGTGGTGATCCTTTCCCTGATCGGAGGCATCATCGGTTCCAAAAAAGTTCGTGGAGGTAGTGGATTGCACCTGGCTGTAGGTATCGTTATCAGTGCAACCTACATCATTATGTTGCAGTTCTCCACCGTATTTTCCATCAAAGCGAACCTAAACCCATTGCTGGCAGTATGGATTCCCAATTTCGTATTCGGCGGACTGGGATTCTACCTGTATATGAAGGCACCGAAGTAA
- the tgt gene encoding tRNA guanosine(34) transglycosylase Tgt yields MIFELTTTDSESKARAGVITTGHGVIETPIFMPVGTVGSVKALTQEQVKQDVQAQIILGNTYHLYLRPGTEILSKAGGLHKFNGWDRPILTDSGGYQVFSLAANRKIKEEGCLFQSHIDGSRHLFTPENVMDIQRTIGADIIMAFDECPPYPSEYRYAKKSMELTHRWLDRCIARLKETQPAYGYEQTLFPIVQGSTFKDLRTISATEIAARECAGNAIGGLSVGEPEADMYEMCGLVCDILPKEKPRYLMGVGTPWNIVENIALGVDMFDCVMPTRNGRNGMLFTWNGVINIKNKKWADDFSPIDENSPCFASSQYSKAYLRHLFVAGEILGMTLASIHNLAFYLELVKEARKQILTGNYAQWKNRMVPQLKQRL; encoded by the coding sequence ATGATATTTGAACTGACAACAACTGATAGTGAAAGTAAAGCCCGTGCCGGCGTCATCACCACCGGTCACGGGGTGATTGAAACGCCTATTTTCATGCCTGTAGGCACTGTAGGCAGTGTAAAAGCCCTGACACAGGAGCAGGTTAAACAGGATGTCCAGGCCCAAATCATCCTTGGCAACACCTATCACCTTTACCTGCGCCCAGGTACGGAGATCCTTTCCAAAGCCGGTGGCCTCCACAAGTTCAATGGCTGGGATCGCCCTATTCTCACAGATAGTGGTGGTTATCAGGTGTTTTCCCTCGCCGCTAACAGAAAGATCAAGGAAGAAGGTTGCCTTTTTCAAAGTCATATAGATGGATCCCGTCACCTTTTCACCCCTGAAAATGTTATGGACATCCAGCGTACCATCGGAGCCGATATCATTATGGCCTTCGATGAATGTCCGCCCTACCCATCCGAATACCGCTATGCGAAAAAGTCGATGGAGCTCACGCACCGCTGGCTGGACCGCTGTATTGCCCGGTTAAAGGAAACACAACCTGCTTATGGATATGAACAGACCCTGTTCCCTATCGTACAGGGTAGTACTTTCAAAGACCTCCGTACCATCTCCGCCACGGAAATTGCTGCCCGCGAATGTGCCGGCAATGCTATTGGTGGCCTCAGCGTAGGTGAACCGGAAGCAGATATGTACGAAATGTGCGGACTGGTATGCGACATTCTGCCAAAAGAGAAACCCCGTTACCTGATGGGCGTGGGTACTCCATGGAACATCGTGGAAAACATCGCTTTAGGTGTGGATATGTTCGACTGCGTAATGCCGACCCGCAATGGTCGTAACGGTATGCTCTTCACCTGGAACGGTGTCATCAATATCAAAAACAAAAAGTGGGCAGACGATTTTTCGCCAATTGACGAAAACAGTCCCTGCTTCGCTTCCAGCCAATATAGCAAAGCTTATCTCCGTCACCTGTTCGTAGCCGGAGAGATCCTGGGTATGACACTGGCCAGTATTCATAACCTGGCGTTTTACCTGGAGCTGGTGAAAGAAGCCCGGAAACAGATTTTAACAGGAAATTATGCCCAGTGGAAGAACAGAATGGTGCCGCAGCTGAAACAAAGACTTTAG
- a CDS encoding glycosyltransferase — translation MLYNLGLVAFYSFATVAGIQILYYLIVFSRVAFYRRTFDVDAEPEAQFSVIICAKDEELNLQKNLPSVLLQRFHDKKNPSFEVIVVNDNSEDDTKYYLRSIEVGYPHYRHIEIKQPAKFIPGKKFPLSMGIRSAKFENILLTDADCKPSSTYWLALMSQGFTDGKEIVLGYSPYVKKPGLLNKVIRYETYFSALQYLGFALSGVTYMGVGRNLAYKRELFNRQKGFTAHHHIASGDDDLFVNAAANRGNVGVVINKQAFTYSEPKTSWRKWFLQKTRHMSTGKHYRFSHKFLLGLFSLTHFLFYPLFIASLFFQPMMIYVLGIFGGKMLLQSVITFMAMKKLDEGDLFKFSWFMDMFMCLYYLIFTPALLFKSKNRW, via the coding sequence ATGTTGTATAACTTAGGCTTAGTAGCCTTTTACAGTTTTGCTACCGTTGCAGGGATACAGATTCTCTATTACCTGATCGTCTTTTCCAGGGTAGCTTTTTATCGCCGTACCTTCGACGTGGATGCAGAGCCGGAAGCACAGTTCTCAGTTATTATCTGTGCCAAGGATGAGGAATTGAACCTGCAGAAAAACCTGCCTTCCGTACTTTTACAGCGATTTCACGATAAAAAAAATCCGTCTTTTGAGGTCATTGTTGTGAATGACAACTCAGAAGATGATACAAAATATTACCTCCGGTCAATAGAAGTTGGTTATCCACATTATCGCCATATTGAGATTAAACAACCTGCCAAGTTTATTCCTGGTAAGAAGTTTCCACTTTCAATGGGAATCAGGTCAGCAAAATTTGAAAATATCCTGCTGACAGATGCAGATTGTAAGCCCAGCAGTACTTATTGGTTAGCACTGATGAGTCAGGGTTTTACGGATGGGAAAGAGATTGTGCTGGGGTATAGTCCTTATGTAAAGAAACCGGGGTTGCTGAATAAGGTGATTCGTTATGAGACTTATTTCAGTGCTTTGCAATATCTGGGTTTTGCGCTGAGTGGTGTGACTTATATGGGTGTGGGGCGGAACCTGGCTTATAAGAGGGAGTTGTTTAACCGTCAGAAAGGGTTTACGGCGCATCATCATATTGCTTCGGGCGATGATGATCTGTTTGTGAATGCGGCGGCGAATAGGGGGAATGTTGGTGTGGTGATCAATAAACAGGCATTTACTTATTCTGAGCCGAAGACGAGCTGGCGGAAGTGGTTTTTGCAGAAGACAAGGCATATGAGTACTGGTAAGCATTACCGGTTTAGTCATAAATTCCTGTTGGGGTTGTTTAGTTTGACGCATTTCCTGTTTTACCCGCTGTTTATAGCGAGTTTATTTTTTCAGCCGATGATGATTTATGTGTTGGGGATATTTGGGGGGAAGATGTTGTTGCAGTCGGTGATTACGTTTATGGCAATGAAGAAGCTGGATGAGGGGGATTTGTTTAAGTTCAGCTGGTTTATGGATATGTTTATGTGTTTGTATTATTTGATATTTACGCCGGCGTTGTTGTTTAAGTCGAAGAACAGGTGGTAA
- the rsmG gene encoding 16S rRNA (guanine(527)-N(7))-methyltransferase RsmG: MDIIQKYFGDFTPTQVEQFSALFELYKDWNEKINVISRKDIDALYEKHVLHSLAIAAIADFPDGHQVIDLGTGGGFPGIPLAIFFPGVKFHLVDAIGKKIKVVQGVAEALELKNVTTAHSRAEDIRDRKFDVIVSRAVAPLKDLWRWGKPLVKKAPAHAQEPGLICLKGGDLALEVQESGLRPRLTPVYQLFPEEFFKEKFVVVVNK; the protein is encoded by the coding sequence ATGGACATCATTCAAAAATACTTCGGGGACTTCACCCCTACTCAGGTCGAACAATTCTCAGCACTGTTCGAACTTTACAAGGATTGGAACGAAAAGATCAACGTCATTTCCCGTAAAGACATTGATGCCTTATATGAAAAACACGTCCTGCACTCACTGGCAATCGCTGCAATTGCTGACTTCCCGGATGGCCACCAGGTAATCGACCTCGGTACTGGTGGTGGTTTCCCAGGCATCCCCCTGGCCATCTTTTTCCCGGGGGTAAAGTTCCACCTTGTGGATGCCATCGGTAAAAAGATCAAGGTCGTACAGGGTGTAGCCGAAGCCCTGGAATTAAAGAACGTAACCACTGCCCACTCCCGCGCAGAAGATATCAGGGATAGAAAATTCGATGTGATCGTATCCCGTGCCGTAGCCCCCCTCAAGGACCTCTGGCGCTGGGGAAAACCATTGGTTAAAAAAGCGCCTGCTCATGCCCAGGAACCCGGTCTCATCTGCCTGAAAGGCGGCGACCTGGCCCTGGAAGTACAGGAAAGTGGCCTCAGACCCCGTCTCACTCCCGTTTACCAGCTATTCCCTGAAGAGTTCTTCAAGGAAAAATTCGTAGTAGTGGTAAATAAGTAA
- a CDS encoding RNA polymerase sigma factor, translated as MAAEQNERIQETVRKERQRLLHFIRKRVNNVADAEDILQDVLYQFTEYSRLGSQIDSITAWLFTVTRNKITDWFRKKRETTFSDHTQEIDGEETLFLSELIADQDAKSDAPLTRKILAEAIMEAIEELPEEQRYAFIQHELEGKSFKELSAETGISVNTLLSRKRYAVLHLRERLAQLYEEL; from the coding sequence ATGGCTGCTGAACAAAATGAGCGCATACAGGAAACGGTGCGGAAGGAGCGGCAACGTCTACTCCATTTTATCCGGAAACGGGTGAATAATGTGGCGGATGCAGAAGATATTTTACAGGACGTTTTGTATCAGTTTACGGAATACTCCCGGCTGGGTAGTCAGATTGACTCTATTACCGCCTGGTTATTCACCGTAACACGCAATAAAATTACCGACTGGTTTCGCAAGAAACGGGAGACTACCTTCAGCGATCATACACAGGAAATAGATGGAGAAGAGACTTTGTTCCTATCCGAACTGATAGCCGATCAGGATGCCAAAAGTGATGCACCACTCACACGAAAAATTTTAGCAGAAGCGATTATGGAAGCCATAGAAGAGCTGCCGGAAGAACAGCGCTATGCATTTATACAGCATGAACTGGAAGGGAAATCCTTCAAGGAATTGTCTGCTGAAACCGGCATCTCCGTGAATACCCTATTGTCGAGAAAACGCTACGCTGTACTGCACCTTCGCGAACGGCTGGCACAATTGTATGAAGAATTGTAA
- a CDS encoding M1 family metallopeptidase, with product MKHMSVVKGLMVCLLAAGFVPAQAQPDRWQQRVKYVMDVNVDATTNRFTGKQKLEYTNNSPDTLYKVFYHLYWNAFQPGSMMDVRSRELGKTVIGRDAKGNERRDWDYRVADRISKFTPEQTGYQHVLSLKRDGVPQPFNMLETILEVPLKKPILPHSTTTFEMEFEAQVPVQTRRSGRNNSEGVDYSMSQWYPKMCEYDYEGWHATPYIAREFYGVWGDYDVKIAMDKKFVIAATGYLQNPNQIGYGYEMTGTKVIRPAGEKLNWHFIANNVHDFVWAADPDYKHITQQVDGFVAHFFYIENDITKDTWPAFAKMIPGAYEYIKAHYGPYPYKSFSFIQGGDGGMEYPMATLIMGNGKLEGLYGLGVHEWMHSWYQGMLGTNESLYPWMDEGFTTFAENNVLYHTLDSTKEAFAQEGSYNGYYNLVKSGFEEPMSTHSDHYNTNYGYTQTAYNKGAVFLEQLGYVIGTENRDKGLLRYYSDWRFKHPNPNDFIREMEKESGIALDWYKQYLVYSVKHIDYGIDTVFTNDNSKTVIRLRRVDNFPMPIDLLVTTKAGKKFMHYIPLSLMYGTKPNEDGNIMRTVHDAWRWTSPTYDVVIDTPMGDIGEIVIDPSLRMADINRSNNTLKL from the coding sequence ATGAAGCACATGTCAGTAGTTAAAGGCCTGATGGTGTGCCTGTTGGCAGCAGGTTTCGTACCTGCGCAGGCACAGCCTGACCGTTGGCAACAACGGGTAAAATATGTTATGGATGTAAATGTAGATGCAACCACTAACCGTTTTACAGGTAAGCAAAAACTGGAGTATACCAATAACTCACCCGATACATTGTACAAGGTGTTCTATCACCTTTACTGGAATGCATTTCAGCCAGGCAGCATGATGGATGTGCGTAGCCGTGAGCTGGGCAAAACAGTGATAGGTCGTGACGCCAAAGGCAATGAAAGGAGAGACTGGGATTACCGTGTAGCAGATAGGATCTCTAAATTCACACCTGAGCAAACCGGCTATCAGCATGTGCTTTCACTGAAACGTGATGGTGTACCACAGCCTTTCAATATGCTGGAAACCATCCTGGAAGTGCCACTGAAAAAACCAATCCTGCCGCATAGCACGACTACCTTCGAAATGGAGTTTGAAGCACAGGTGCCAGTGCAAACCCGCCGTAGTGGCCGTAATAATTCAGAAGGTGTAGACTACTCCATGTCGCAGTGGTATCCTAAAATGTGTGAATACGATTACGAAGGCTGGCATGCCACTCCTTACATCGCACGTGAGTTCTACGGCGTTTGGGGTGATTATGATGTGAAGATTGCGATGGACAAAAAGTTCGTGATTGCAGCTACCGGCTATTTACAGAATCCTAACCAGATCGGTTATGGTTATGAAATGACGGGCACCAAAGTGATCCGTCCTGCCGGGGAGAAGCTGAACTGGCATTTCATTGCAAACAACGTACATGATTTTGTATGGGCAGCCGATCCTGATTATAAACACATCACCCAACAGGTAGATGGCTTTGTCGCACACTTCTTTTACATTGAGAATGATATCACAAAGGATACCTGGCCTGCATTTGCAAAGATGATCCCAGGTGCATATGAATATATCAAAGCACATTATGGTCCTTATCCTTACAAGAGCTTTAGCTTTATACAAGGTGGCGATGGTGGTATGGAATACCCAATGGCTACCTTGATCATGGGCAATGGTAAACTGGAAGGATTATATGGATTGGGTGTGCATGAATGGATGCATAGCTGGTACCAGGGAATGCTGGGTACCAACGAAAGCCTGTATCCATGGATGGATGAAGGTTTCACAACATTTGCAGAGAACAATGTATTGTATCATACATTGGATTCTACCAAAGAAGCTTTTGCACAGGAGGGGTCTTACAATGGCTATTACAACCTGGTAAAAAGCGGGTTTGAAGAGCCAATGAGTACCCATTCTGATCATTACAATACGAACTATGGTTATACACAGACAGCGTACAATAAAGGTGCTGTGTTCTTAGAGCAGTTAGGTTATGTAATCGGTACAGAGAACAGGGATAAAGGATTGCTGCGTTATTATTCAGACTGGCGTTTCAAACATCCGAATCCAAATGATTTCATTCGTGAAATGGAGAAGGAAAGCGGAATTGCGCTGGATTGGTATAAGCAATACTTAGTCTATTCTGTGAAGCATATTGACTATGGAATTGATACGGTTTTCACCAACGATAATAGCAAGACGGTAATTCGTTTGCGCAGAGTGGATAACTTCCCAATGCCGATTGATTTGTTGGTAACAACAAAGGCAGGTAAGAAGTTCATGCACTATATACCGCTATCATTGATGTATGGCACAAAGCCCAATGAAGATGGTAATATTATGCGTACCGTGCATGATGCATGGAGATGGACCAGCCCTACATATGATGTAGTGATTGATACGCCAATGGGCGATATAGGAGAAATAGTGATCGATCCCAGCTTACGCATGGCGGACATTAACCGCAGTAACAATACGTTGAAGTTATAA
- the rsmI gene encoding 16S rRNA (cytidine(1402)-2'-O)-methyltransferase, protein MKLYLVPSPIGNLADITYRAVKVLEEADLVLAEDTRTSGVLLKHYNINKPITPYHQHNEHKVLQHLLQQLQAGKTMALITDAGTPGVSDPGFLLVRECVRAGVPVECLPGATAFVPALVNSGIPMTRFAFEGFLPLKKGRHTLFTQLATDERTLVFYESPHRIVKTLEDMIGYFGADRQCCVSRELTKMFEENKRGTLQEVHDYFKEKGIKGEIVLILQGAPGRKKAQEEEE, encoded by the coding sequence ATGAAGCTTTATCTCGTTCCATCTCCCATAGGCAATCTTGCCGATATTACTTACCGCGCTGTAAAAGTACTGGAAGAGGCAGACCTGGTGCTGGCAGAAGATACCCGCACCTCTGGTGTGCTATTGAAGCACTACAACATCAATAAACCCATTACTCCTTATCATCAGCACAATGAGCACAAAGTATTGCAGCACCTGTTACAACAATTACAGGCCGGCAAAACAATGGCCCTGATCACCGATGCCGGTACTCCCGGTGTATCTGATCCCGGATTTTTGCTGGTGAGGGAATGTGTACGTGCAGGTGTACCAGTGGAATGCCTGCCCGGCGCTACAGCTTTTGTGCCGGCGCTTGTGAACAGTGGTATACCTATGACCCGGTTTGCTTTTGAAGGCTTTCTGCCATTGAAGAAAGGCCGCCATACGCTGTTTACACAGCTGGCTACAGACGAACGTACCCTCGTATTTTATGAATCTCCACACCGCATTGTAAAAACACTCGAAGATATGATCGGTTACTTTGGCGCTGACAGACAATGCTGCGTGAGCCGTGAACTGACCAAGATGTTCGAGGAAAACAAGCGAGGTACCCTGCAGGAAGTACATGACTACTTCAAGGAAAAAGGAATAAAAGGGGAAATCGTACTGATTTTACAGGGTGCTCCCGGTAGGAAAAAAGCACAGGAAGAAGAAGAATAA